In Drosophila yakuba strain Tai18E2 chromosome X, Prin_Dyak_Tai18E2_2.1, whole genome shotgun sequence, a single genomic region encodes these proteins:
- the LOC120321469 gene encoding uncharacterized protein LOC120321469, which yields MKVFYQTILGLALIFAILSSSLTYATPLDDNKSDESLLSENSESDESVPNEIQQDYLNVANYVTPTPPWWWN from the coding sequence ATGAAGGTGTTTTATCAAACTATTCTGGGACTGGCGCTTATTTTTGCCATACTAAGTTCCTCTTTGACTTACGCCACACCATTAGATGACAATAAATCGGATGAGTCTCTCCTAAGCGAAAATTCGGAATCGGATGAATCTGTGCCCAATGAAATTCAACAGGATTATCTCAATGTGGCCAACTACGTTACCCCGACTCCTCCATGGTGGTGGAACTAG
- the LOC26534945 gene encoding uncharacterized protein LOC26534945 has translation MSSRVPIFLAVILVIILISKIKGEQQSAENHLEEGNPQLQLILETINQHELQRVKEMIENAKLDIVKQRPNSKRLRWNRKTSFPNRKDLGKSEHRAFVSTTPTSQQSNSDYINVNNYLPTPAPWWFN, from the coding sequence ATGTCGAGCCGGGTGCCTATTTTTCTTGCGGTTATCTTAGTGATTATACTCATATCCAAAATAAAAGGTGAACAGCAAAGCGCCGAAAATCATTTGGAGGAAGGCAATCCTCAGCTTCAACTTATTTTGGAGACCATAAATCAACACGAGCTGCAGAGAGTAAAGGAAATgattgaaaatgcaaaattggATATTGTAAAACAGCGACCCAATAGCAAGAGATTGCGATGGAATCGCAAAACGAGTTTCCCAAACCGCAAGGATCTTGGAAAATCGGAACATAGAGCATTTGTCAGTACCACCCCGACATCTCAGCAAAGCAATTCGGATTACATTAATGTAAACAATTATTTGCCCACCCCCGCTCCTTGGTGGTTTAACTAA